The genomic window GTCTGGAATGCACGCGTATCCACGGAGAAGCCGCTGCGCAATTGCGGTTGGGGCTACGTGCACTCGTCGATGCTCAAAGACTATCCCGAAGAAGCGATGCACGATCAGATTGAGCACGGGACCAATGTGTTCGTGGGGCTGTTCATGCCCAAGGCAACGTTCGACGCGGACGGCAACATCGTTGGCGAAATTGACTTCAGCGAACACGACCCCTACGTGAAGCAGCATGCGCCGCATGGGATCATCCTGTTCTGCGGATATCAGGGCGCCTTGCAGGGACCCGGGGACGTGAATTCCGACGCGTATGCAAAGGCCTATGTGCAGTGGATACGCGCGTGGGTCAAGCACCTTGCGGAACTGGGCGTAGGATACGATGGATACGCGCTGTATCCGATTGACGAACCGGGACTGCACAAGGGACTCGTGGAAGCGTATCTGCACATGGCAAAGCTCACGCGCGAGGCCGATCCCAAGGTGCAGATGTACACCGACCCCGTCGGCGGGATCACGGAAGACGAATTGCGTTCGATGGTTCCTTACGTGGACATCTGGTGTCCCAATCGAGGCGGCCTGCTCCTTGAGCCGAAGAATGCGGGCAAGCTCGCAATCATGAAAGAGTCGGGCAAGCCCGTGTGGACCTACGAATGCGACGACAATGCGAAACATCTTTCGCCGCTGGGATACTACCGTGGGATCTCATGGCTTGCATGGCAGCACGGCCTTACCGGAATTGGATTCTGGTCCTATTGCACGTCCGTGGACGATCCGTGGTATGTCCCCAATGCGCGCTACGACTATCTTCTCGTGTATTCAGGCAATGGCGTGGTCACCAGCAAACGTTGGGAAGCCGTCCGCGACGGCATCGAAGACTACGGCATCCTCACGACGCTGCGGCAGGCTGTGGAAGCGAAGAAAGCGACCGCGAAGCCGGAAGCCATCAAGGCGGCTCAAGATCTCCTTGAGAACCAAGCAACGGCAGTCGCGGCATTTTGTGTTGTGGCCGACGACAACGAACTGCCCGCCTATGCCGATGCAAGCGAAATCCGAGCGCGCACCGAAGACCGTCAATGGGCGGAAGTGCAACGCGTGAGGAAAGGCGTGGCAGAGGCGCTCACCGGAATGTGAACTCCGAGTAGACGATCAAGCAGGCGTGAATGACTTCACCCCCCGGGGTGCACTGGGACCCCGGGGAGAGAAGTCCGACTATACATTTCCAGATGTTCTACAGGGTCCATCCCTCTCGATAGACGCGGCGCACATACGTGTTGGCTTCCGCATTGTTGGTGACTTCCATTTTCTCGCCGTCCCACAGCAGTTTCCGTTCGGGGAAACGCACCGCCAGGTTCCCCATGAGAACCATCTCCGACAGCGGACCCGAGTAGTCGAAATTCGAGCACGCGGGAGTTCCGGTCTTGCATGCGCGAATCCAATCCTGCTCGTGACCGTCCGAATCGCCGGGGATGCGCGGGATACTCGGCGCGGGCGCTTTGAATTCGGCCATGCGCGTTTCGGGAATGAGCTTGGGATTCAGACCGTAACAACCCGTCATGAGCTTGCCCTTGTCGCCGACGAACAGAAGGCCGCCGTCCGAATCGCCCATCGGACGTCCATCCTCGAGTTCCTCCGGCCGCGGAGGCATCATCCCTCCGTCGTACCAAGTGAGATTCAGTGCAGGCAGTCCTTCGCGTTCGGGGAACTTGTACCGGACGATTGACGAGCGCGGATAGTTTTCGTTTTTCGGCGTCGTCTTCTTCCAGAACGCGTGCCAATACGCCGAGATGCACGCCTCTACGCTCACGGGATACTTCAGCTTAAGCGCCCAGAATGCGGGGTCCAGAATGTGACACCCCAAATCGCCGAGCGACCCTGTTCCGAAATCCCACCACGCGCGCCACTTCTGCGGCAAGTAATCGGGGTGATAGGGACGCATCGGAGCCGGGCCAATCCAACGGTCCCAATCCAATGTCGCGGGCACGGGCGGCGTGTCGGCGGGACGATCCACTTCGATGCTCTGCGGCCACACGGGGCGGTTCGTCCACGCGTGAATCTCGCGCACTTCGCCGATTGCGCCGCTCCAAATCCATTCGCAGATTTGCCGGGTGCCTTCGCCCGAATGACCTTGGTTACCCATCTGCGTCATCACTTTGTGCTTCCGCGCTTCCTCGGTCATCGCACGCGCTTCATTCACCGAATGCGAGAGAGGTTTCTGGACGTATACGTGCTTGCCCGCGCGAATGGCTTCCATCGCGATCGGGGCATGCGTGTGATCGGGCGTCGCAATGATCACCGCGTCGATACGCTTCTCCTTCTCCAGCATCGTGCGGTAATCCGTGTACTTCTTCGCCTTCGGATACTTCGCAAATATCGGCCCGGCGTACTCATCATCAATGTCGCACA from Candidatus Hydrogenedentota bacterium includes these protein-coding regions:
- a CDS encoding Gfo/Idh/MocA family oxidoreductase; this translates as MKDTSTVEGGDVGIPRRDFMKSAASAAAISVIPHTFLIGASRKKKSANSKLNIAAVGIGGMGKNNIKACETENIVALCDIDDEYAGPIFAKYPKAKKYTDYRTMLEKEKRIDAVIIATPDHTHAPIAMEAIRAGKHVYVQKPLSHSVNEARAMTEEARKHKVMTQMGNQGHSGEGTRQICEWIWSGAIGEVREIHAWTNRPVWPQSIEVDRPADTPPVPATLDWDRWIGPAPMRPYHPDYLPQKWRAWWDFGTGSLGDLGCHILDPAFWALKLKYPVSVEACISAYWHAFWKKTTPKNENYPRSSIVRYKFPEREGLPALNLTWYDGGMMPPRPEELEDGRPMGDSDGGLLFVGDKGKLMTGCYGLNPKLIPETRMAEFKAPAPSIPRIPGDSDGHEQDWIRACKTGTPACSNFDYSGPLSEMVLMGNLAVRFPERKLLWDGEKMEVTNNAEANTYVRRVYREGWTL